The Mucilaginibacter yixingensis genome window below encodes:
- a CDS encoding basic secretory protein-like protein produces MKKQVLFVMALLLSIGAVAQQPLTFKKKGYTLIVANNDPKVDLKQQVRLITTFFQTYPKLAKAYNKNTADTVYLMLDTAYTGVAATGHARVRLNANWIIAHPEDIDVITHEVMHIVQNYGRSVGPGWLTEGIADYARYQFGVNNQAAKWVLPEFKTSQNYSNGYRVTARFLAWIEKHVKKGTVKALDEQLRNHSYTAGSWEAITGKTLDELWKAYAADPAV; encoded by the coding sequence ATGAAAAAACAGGTCCTATTTGTAATGGCGCTGCTGCTCTCTATTGGCGCCGTTGCGCAACAACCCCTAACATTTAAAAAGAAAGGCTATACGCTGATTGTAGCCAATAACGATCCCAAAGTTGACCTGAAACAGCAGGTACGATTGATTACCACCTTCTTCCAGACCTATCCCAAACTGGCTAAAGCATATAACAAAAACACTGCTGATACTGTGTATCTGATGCTGGACACCGCTTACACAGGCGTTGCTGCCACCGGCCATGCACGGGTACGCCTTAACGCTAACTGGATAATTGCGCATCCCGAAGATATTGACGTGATAACCCACGAGGTAATGCACATTGTACAAAACTACGGCCGTAGCGTTGGCCCGGGCTGGTTAACCGAAGGCATTGCAGATTATGCGCGCTACCAATTCGGCGTAAACAACCAGGCCGCCAAATGGGTGCTGCCCGAATTTAAAACCAGCCAAAACTATTCAAACGGCTACCGCGTAACCGCCCGTTTTTTGGCCTGGATTGAAAAGCATGTAAAGAAAGGCACCGTTAAAGCGCTGGACGAGCAGTTGCGGAATCATAGCTATACTGCAGGCTCATGGGAGGCCATTACCGGTAAAACACTGGATGAGTTATGGAAAGCGTATGCCGCTGATCCGGCAGTATAA